One Solea senegalensis isolate Sse05_10M linkage group LG3, IFAPA_SoseM_1, whole genome shotgun sequence genomic window carries:
- the LOC122767188 gene encoding uncharacterized protein LOC122767188: MTESMTWSCGSNPPLFPLETPTAAQVLFGSPEPHVTEARLHARHKVSLSLNQSQNMDFTLNQSVTEQQPEDDVFKVFSCDDSGKDAFQFRKIYLKDGTPVKSSAPQTVPESQFMEMEHCSCSDANFLCPGHNTDPENGCGYSPSYSCGGRSFISDSQDVEKYCPLRLQASDSQSGPHTPLTRYTDEKVTENPTCPDKPSGSDILQTESSTTQFGLDLCKCNKPSAQTRDAGTQTAGDPVAERRDASTQCSFIADCAASVPLVNFPPVVKSILPPATGRQMNTTAETSAHTASAASRGKQTPGSKMKPKAGSLPGNSITHTLSASNCDGNIFLQTSKLQFPGKKNKVGRDERELQPTGPVIKETKESSEEVRDEVTSPSLVNRAADETGTLQEIADILLLLKQRRN, translated from the exons ATGACCGAGAGTATGACATGGTCGTGTGGATCAAATCCACCCCTCTTCCCACTGGAGACACCCACAGCAGCCCAAGTCCTGTTTGGAAGTCCAGAACCACA TGTAACAGAGGCAAGACTTCACGCGAGACACAAGGTCAGCCTTTCTCTAAACCAGTCACAAAACATGGACTTCACCCTGAACCAGTCAGTAACCGAGCAACAGCCTGAGGACGACGTCTTCAAGGTCTTCAGTTGTGATGACAGTGGAAAAGATG CTTTTCAGTTCAGAAAGATTTACCTCAAAGACGGAACACCAGTCAAATCCTCCGCACCGCA AACTGTCCCAGAGTCACAGTTCATGGAAATGGAG cactgcagctgcagtgaCGCAAACTTTT TGTGTCCTGGACACAACACAGACCCAGAGAACGGCTGTGGATATTCACCAAGTTACTCTTGTGGAGGACGTTCCTTCATTTCAGACTCGCAGGAT GTAGAAAAATACTGCCCACTACGTCTCCAGGCGTCTGACTCCCAGTCTGGACCTCACACCCCTCTTACACGATACACTGATGAGAAGGTTACAGAGAATCCGACTTGTCCAGATAAGCCCTCAGGAAGTGACATTCTACAGACGGAAAGCAGCACGActcagtttggtttggatcTTTGCAAATGCAATAAACCATCTGCTCAAACTCGAGATGCAGGAACTCAAACTGCGGGCGACCCCGTTGCTGAGAGACGCGACGCCTCCACTCAGTGCAGCTTCATCGCAGACTGTGCGGCCAGCGTCCCGCTGGTCAACTTTCCGCCCGTTGTCAAGTCAATACTGCCTCCAGCCACCGGGAGGCAGATGAACACTACTGCAGaaacaagtgcacacacagccTCAGCTGCCAGCAGGGGGAAGCAGACACCCGGGAGCAAGATGAAGCCCAAGGCTGGTTCCCTACCAGGCAacagcattacacacacactctctgccaGCAACTGTGATGGCAACATATTCCTACAGACGTCCAAACTCCAGTTTCCAG GTAAGAAGAATAAAGTGGgcagagacgagagagagcTACAGCCAACAGGCCCCGTgataaaagagacaaaagagagcTCGGAGGAAGTGAGGGACGAGGTCACGTCTCCCAGCTTGGTCAACAGAGCAGCAGACGAGACTGGAACACTGCAGGAAATAGCTGATATTTTGCTCCTGCTCAAGCAGAGGAGGAATTAG